AGACGTGATTGCTTTTGGCGGCCGCGCCCCTTTTTCTATGCTGACCAAGTTTATGACCCAGTCCAGTGTGTCCCATGTTGGTGTGGTGTTGCAAACCCGGGTGGTGGAAGACGACTCCGGGCGATTTTTCAATCAAATCATTGAGTCTACCGAACTTAACGGCTTTACCGGCGTGCAGGTCAATCGCTTCAGTGACCGTTTGAGTTACGAAGGGGACATTTGGTGGCTGCCGCTTTGTCCAACGCTTCGGGAAACTCGTTTCGATCAGCGCCGTTTCTACGATTTTCTCTTTAATCAGGCAAAGTCTCGCAAGCCGTTCGACTTGTCTCAGGCGTTGATGTCTGCCTTTGATATTTTCGATAATCTCAGGGGGCCGGGATACAACCATAAGGATTACAGCCGTTTCTTTTGCTCAGAGCTGGTTGCAGCAGCCTTTGAGCAAGCCGGGGTTTCCGGCAGCATCAATGCCAGCGAGGTGACACCCATCGATTTATGCCGCTGGCGTATTTATGCCGATCACTACTATCTGATCAAGGGGGAGGGCGAGCCTGAGATTTCCCGCTATAACAGCCGTTGTCCCTCCGAATGGAACTGTGCTTAGCTGACAAAGGGTTAGCCAAACAGCGGCGCTGGATTATCAAGGGGATCCTGCGCCGAATTACTTATTTCTAAAAGTAATAAACATATAATTACAAAGTCTCCGCAGTAATAGGGTAAGCTAAACATAGTTTGTGCTTTTTTTTGCCGTTCTGATATCTTTCGCGCTGAGCGGGCAACGATATTTTTTGCAATAACTTTGGCATAAAACACATCGTCGCCTAAGCTATAAACACTCTTGTTTTCAACACTTTTCGGGTCATTCTCCCTATGGTTCGTTCTCCTCGCACCGCCAGTATCAAACCCAAGGCCATGGCAGCCTTGCTGTTTGGCATGTCTGCTGTTTCCCCAATGCATCTCTACGGCGCTGAGCCAGAGCAGTTGCAAACGGTAAAACCTGCCGTTAAAGCGGAAATGCCGCCAAAGCCAACCAAGCCAACTCAGGTGCGCTTCGCAAAAACAGGTAATTTTGATGCGGACACCGTTGTGCGCATCGCCAGACAACTTGCTGCCAAACCCTATGTTGCTTTGAGCGATCCGCTTCCACCGGGTCTCGCCAACATCAGTTACGATGAGTATCGTGATATTCGTTTCAAGCCGGAGCAGGCTATTTGGAAACAGGACGCGCTGCCGTATCAGATGCAGCTCTTCCACCGCGGTTTTTACTTTCAGGATCTGATTGAAATCGCCATTGTAGAAGGCAAAAAGTCTACTCACCTGTCCTATGACCCATCATTGTTCAGTGCCGGTGAAGTTATTCGTGAAAAGCTGCCCAATGAGGACATTGGCTACAGTGGCTTGCGGGTACATTATCCGCTGAACAGCAGCGAATACTTTGATGAGCTTTTTGTGTTCCAGGGCGCCAGTTACTTCCGCGCCTTGGGTAAAGGCAATGCCTATGGCCTGTCAGCCCGAGGTCTGGCCATTAAAACTGCGGATCCCGCTGGTGAGGAATTCCCGGTTTTCCGCGCCTTCTGGATAGAAAAGCCCAACTTAGAAACCAACCTCATTGTGGTTCACGCCCTGCTGGACAGCCCCAGTGTGGCCGGTGCTTACCGTTTCTCTATCCGTCCCGGTGAAAATACCCGTATGGATGTGGAAGCCGTGCTCTTCCCGCGCGTAGAGCTTGCAAAGGTGGGCCTGGCACCCAGCACCAGCATGTACATGCATTCCCCC
The window above is part of the Shewanella litorisediminis genome. Proteins encoded here:
- a CDS encoding glucan biosynthesis protein G; this translates as MVRSPRTASIKPKAMAALLFGMSAVSPMHLYGAEPEQLQTVKPAVKAEMPPKPTKPTQVRFAKTGNFDADTVVRIARQLAAKPYVALSDPLPPGLANISYDEYRDIRFKPEQAIWKQDALPYQMQLFHRGFYFQDLIEIAIVEGKKSTHLSYDPSLFSAGEVIREKLPNEDIGYSGLRVHYPLNSSEYFDELFVFQGASYFRALGKGNAYGLSARGLAIKTADPAGEEFPVFRAFWIEKPNLETNLIVVHALLDSPSVAGAYRFSIRPGENTRMDVEAVLFPRVELAKVGLAPSTSMYMHSPNGRHMTDDFRPAVHDSDGLLMINGRGERLWRPLANPKDLQVSAFMDNSPQGFGLLQRERNYVNYQDLEANYERRPSLWVEPVGNWGAGAVVLTEIPTQSEIHDNIVAFWKPRQPLAAGSEYRFAYHLSWGANPVPVDNSIIVSRSASGRADIAKPTPKRLFVVDYEIKGERPGKLPTPKVETSAGVISNVVIRENPKSNGYRLSFEFDPGETKLAEFRAELKFAEPRSVETWLYRWTL